In Sphaeramia orbicularis chromosome 10, fSphaOr1.1, whole genome shotgun sequence, the following proteins share a genomic window:
- the sh3tc2 gene encoding SH3 domain and tetratricopeptide repeat-containing protein 2 isoform X3: MTQGGGEEEDGPMVESGEGGAEPDSYWKRKEAFLRGSRVSLGEKFSSEIALLFTGRRRSSADPDWVLQEALRTRLRVVESNSQDVIQLFKDLSARLVSVHAEKDSFVLTFKTVEEIWKFSTYLALGYVARCLENFLCDQTFWLDPELLSDLEINVTVDEEHLATLYLGLLLQEGSFFAKALFTRSDKNEEEEEQLSFTKNDLLMVKDTGQDNMWEGTMLATGNHGLVPVNAMQPLPYPFYQWFLRKYPGSAGCSPAEKELFEHPIVTGTCVAVVDYTPVGQEELQLSEGDVVEIQGLLIRGLGVFIGTHTSTGHTGFVHKAHVKPLSTTPLDRQLVFLTEEERASLAQVNPCSPEPSDSDLLEKLFSSDISSVYRLDRLDESDFMYIRNRPKHDHKVSASARQSLMSEKSGGTPPYQSSPRASVSHSSPRLSFYHSYNPLPREGERLSFTLDDTFRELDEFQEDPPLFLEENSWDGEESELSDPTLTLLNHECFQEDFLPLYDLQHSFLWVTFSGKTEEELSGHLESVRECAKRMGMHWAHRRACFLLGRICARKLKLSQARVYYEEALSVTVDSFSDTPLLVALFTNLTAVYLKQRMTDKLPQTLEKASALLLCLPNHKFTSVDEVELLKLLLRRSVVMGDKYLEARVCYLISHLFLDLRKTDDALPFVERLQFLSVTITANDGQPIAPLDLNWLLSWLYHRKYMPYLALASLSLDSRQDHSLHEAFQKIELFIRNSVRLNPCWKEGTSLFPAQIVVYLQHALLIAEQGKDLKTQRDLCLGLASLYQQYGALVKAVRCAQQAVETGGHINEEEGFEASVLFGWLLVLTGQAEQAHGVLQPLLTSLQGTDSPTQRGVIHNLLALCLRRQGHISEAGWHLQSALIISRESGNQRNQALALANLGCLALDVGASRIAERFLVRSLHLFLELWESPTDEEHVQTYLWLGRSYKDRGRSQDMRACYEMGLLIALHARNLHSQMVVAKVLSRLYSDMLLYGQSIVYYEHCVSVSRELKDKRLEGEYLEILSSLYLSLNTEKSSRKSLDYTKQSLRISIDLGKREEESETWLQVGRIYYLIQEDELADMYLQAAVKTALRMNDSHFAMRIYEEAGDVYFKGHRNRMASLPFYRDGSLPFARSVRDIYSEFRLLSKLTELLMNHGEQEEALQYATLAVEVATETGVRQYERTAYHRLATVYYNLQQYEMAENYYLKSLSFCPPVLHHPTEARYYTKVYSRLGNLTLYKLKDAFDAMGYFHLALAAALEDQANPEALYVVYMKLAEIHGHHMPDAQLCQVYRDRAQSLKRVLAGEEGASVGQENMDGADAESGQRKEKDSGLGQTEMLRNGISTSMPEDGHCHHEVDPRTCIIHTNADDECTEKKEDPVVHPPDTDGPYVDACGSETATIASHSYSDSIFTESFDTAKEEITDSSSSTDTLQTYQKQTDQIRDSETDHIVPDQTPVNHTSEHENDHKAKLDAAIQAEQMKEKDADLDLNQMDFIQKDVSHEENQSDTDQTETLSTVSTEKSVDNYNYTDREKCETTETHVDFNDDYK, translated from the exons AAATTGCTCTGTTGTTCACTGGACGGAGGCGCTCCAGTGCAGATCCTGACTGGGTTTTACAGGAGGCATTACGCACCAGACTGCGAGTGGTGGAAAGCAACAGCCAGGACGTCATCCAGCTCTTTAAA GACTTGTCTGCACGTCTGGTGTCTGTCCACGCCGAGAAGGATAGCTTCGTACTTACATTCAAAACTGTGGAGGAAATCTGGAAATTCTCAACTTACTTAGCACTGG GTTATGTGGCTCGCTGTTTGGAGAACTTCCTATGTGATCAGACGTTCTGGTTGGACCCAGAGCTGCTCAGTGACTTGGAGATAAATGTAACAGTGGACGAGGAACATCTGGCCACGCTCTATTTGGGGCTTTTACTCCAAGAAG gATCCTTCTTTGCTAAGGCGTTATTCACAAGAAGTGATAagaatgaggaagaggaagaacagctgtcatttacaaaaaatgatctTCTGATGGTAAAGGACACAGGGCAGGACAACATGTGGGAGGGTACCATGCTCGCCACAGGAAACCACGGCCTGGTCCCAGTTAACGCCATGCAGCCCCTGCCTTACCCCTTCTACCA ATGGTTCCTGAGGAAGTACCCAGGCAGCGCTGGATGCTCACCAGCAGAAAAGGAACTGTTCGAACATCCTATTG TGACAGGGACATGTGTGGCAGTGGTCGACTACACTCCAGTGGGACAAGAGGAGCTCCAGCTGAGTGAAGGGGATGTAGTGGAGATCCAGGGTCTGCTCATCCGGGGTCTGGGTGTGTTCATAGGAACCCACACATCCACAGGACACACTGGCTTCGTACACAAGGCCCACGTCAAACCACTGAGCACCACACCTCT AGACAGACAATTGGTCTTTCTGACGGAGGAGGAGAGGGCCAGTCTGGCTCAGGTCAACCCGTGTAGCCCTGAGCCAAGTGACAGCGATCTGCTGGAGAAACTTTTCTCATCTGACATCAGCTCTGTGTACAGACTAG acagacTGGATGAGTCTGACTTCATGTACATCAGGAATCGACCAAAACATG ATCATAAGGTCTCTGCAAGTGCCCGACAGAGCCTCATGTCAGAGAAGAGCGGAGGGACCCCCCCATACCAATCCTCACCTCGAGCCTCGGTCTCTCACTCCTCCCCTCGTCTGTCCTTCTATCATTCCTACAACCCACTGCCACGGGAGGGAGAGCGTTTGTCCTTTACTCTGGATGACACTTTCAGAGAGCTGGATGAGTTCCAGGAGGATCCGCCTCTGTTCTTGGAGGAGAACAGCTGGGATGGGGAGGAATCTGAACTCAGTGACCCTACACTGACCCTGCTCAACCATGAATGTTTCCAG GAGGACTTCCTGCCTCTGTACGACCTCCAGCATTCTTTCCTGTGGGTGACCTTCAGCGGGAAAActgaggaggagttatcagggcATCTAGAAAGTGTCAGAGAGTGTGCAAAGAGGATGGGCATGCACTGGGCCCATCGACGGGCCTGCTTTCTCTTAGGAAGAATCTGTGCCAGAAAACTAAAGCTCTCACAG GCTCGTGTCTACTATGAAGAGGCTCTGAGTGTCACCGTAGACAGTTTTTCTGATACGCCACTCCTCGTTGCTCTCTTCACTAACCTCACAGCTGTTTACTTGAAGCAGCGGATGACAGACAAGCTCCCTCAGACCCTCGAGAAGGCCAGTGCCCTGCTCCTCTGTCTGCCCAACCATAAGTTCACCTCCGTGGATGAGGTGGAGCTGCTCAAACTACTCCTGAGAAGATCAGTGGTAATGGGGGACAAATACCTGGAGGCTCGTGTTTGCTACCTCATATCCCACCTCTTCCTGGACCTCAGGAAGACAGACGACGCCCTGCCTTTTGTTGAGAGACTCCAGTTCCTCTCAGTAACTATCACTGCCAATGATGGGCAGCCAATAGCTCCCTTGGACCTTAACTGGCTCTTGAGCTGGCTCTATCACCGCAAATACATGCCTTACTTAGCACTGGCCTCTCTGAGTCTGGACTCCAGGCAGGACCACTCCCTTCATGAAGCTTTTCAGAAGATTGAATTATTTATCAGGAACTCTGTTCGTCTTAACCCATGCTGGAAGGAAGGAACCTCCCTGTTCCCTGCCCAGATTGTGGTTTACCTTCAGCATGCTCTGCTCATAGCTGAGCAGGGAAAAGACCTCAAAACCCAAAGGGATTTGTGTTTGGGCTTGGCCTCACTCTACCAGCAGTACGGTGCTCTGGTTAAAGCAGTACGCTGTGCTCAGCAGGCCGTGGAGACAGGAGGGCACATCAATGAGGAGGAAGGCTTTGAGGCCTCTGTTCTGTTTGGCTGGCTGCTGGTGTTAACAGGCCAGGCTGAGCAGGCTCATGGTGTCCTCCAGCCACTCCTGACATCACTCCAG GGTACAGACAGTCCCACTCAGAGAGGAGTTATTCACAACCTCTTGGCTTTGTGTCTGAGACGACAGGGCCACATCTCAGAGGCAGGTTGGCATCTTCAGTCAGCCTTGATAATATCCAGAGAAAGTGGAAACCAAAGGAACCAGGCCCTGGCACTGGCTAATCTGGGCTGCTTGGCACTCGATGTTGGGGCATCCCGGATAGCAGAACGCTTCCTGGTCAG ATCTCTGCACCTTTTCCTGGAGCTCTGGGAAAGCCCTACAGATGAAGAGCATGTTCAGACCTACCTTTGGCTGGGGAGGAGCTACAAAGACAGGGGGAGGAGTCAGGACATGAGGGCCTGTTATGAAATGGGTTTACTTATAGCACTCCATGCCAGAAACTTGCACA GTCAGATGGTGGTGGCCAAGGTGCTGAGTCGGCTGTATTCTGACATGCTGCTGTATGGTCAGAGTATTGTCTACTATGAACACTGCGTGTCAGTGTCCAGAGAGCTGAAGGACAAGAGGCTGGAGGGGGAATATCTGGAAATCCTCAGCAGCCTCTACCTTTCACTCAATACTGAGAA ATCATCTCGTAAGTCTCTGGATTACACCAAGCAGAGCCTGAGGATTTCTATAGACCTGGGAAAGAGAGAGGAAGAATCAGAGACTTGGCTACAGGTGGGACGCATCTACTACCTCATCCAGGAGGACGAGCTAGCTGACATGTACTTACAG GCTGCGGTGAAGACAGCCCTGAGGATGAATGACTCCCACTTTGCCATGAGAATCTACGAGGAGGCAGGAGACGTTTACTTTAAAGGTCACAGGAACAGGATGGCCTCGCTGCCTTTCTACAGA GATGGCAGTTTGCCATTCGCCCGGAGCGTCAGAGACATCTATTCAGAGTTCCGCTTGTTGAGTAAACTGACAGAGCTGTTGATGAACCATGGGGAGCAGGAGGAGGCTCTGCAGTACGCAACCCTGGCTGTTGAGGTCGCCACCGAAACAG gtGTTCGACAATATGAGCGGACAGCCTACCACCGGCTGGCTACAGTCTACTACAACCTGCAACAGTATGAGATGGCAGAAAACTACTACCTCAAGTCTTTGTCTTTCTGCCCACCCGTGCTGCATCACCCTACAGAGGCTCGCTACTACACAAAGGTGTACAGCAGACTGGGCAATCTCACACTATACAAGCTTAAG GATGCTTTTGATGCAATGGGCTACTTCCATTTGGCTCTGGCAGCTGCCCTGGAGGATCAGGCTAACCCTGAGGCTCTGTATGTGGTCTACATGAAGCTGGCAGAGATCCACGGCCATCACATGCCTGATGCTCAGCTGTGCCAAGTGTACAGAGACAGAGCACAGAGTCTGAAGAGAGTTCTGGCTGGGGAGGAAGGCGCCTCTGTTGGTCAGGAAAACATGGACGGTGCAGATGCAGAGTCTGGCCAAAGGAAGGAAAAGGACTCCGGTTTGGGACAGACAGAAATGTTGAGAAATGGTATCTCCACTTCCATGCCTGAAGATGGTCACTGTCACCATGAGGTAGACCCAAGAACTTGTATAATCCACACAAATGCAGACGATGAATGtacagagaaaaaagaagatCCAGTTGTTCATCCTCCTGATACAGATGGGCCTTACGTAGATGCCTGTGGGTCTGAGACAGCGACCATCGCCAGTCATTCCTACAGTGACAGTATCTTCACCGAATCATTTGATACAGCGAAGGAGGAGATCACAGACTCCAGCAGCTCCACTGACACTTTACAAACTTATCAGAAACAAACAGACCAGATCAGGGACTCTGAAACTGATCACATTGTACCAGATCAAACGCCTGTTAATCACACAAGTGAACATGAAAATGATCATAAAGCAAAGCTTGATGCTGCCATTCAGGCggaacaaatgaaagaaaaagatgCAGATTTGGACCTTAATCAGATGGATTTTATCCAAAAAGATGTCAGTCATGAGGAaaatcaatctgacactgaccaGACAGAGACTTTAAGCACTGTAAGTACTGAAAAATCTGTggacaactacaactacacagaCAGAGAGAAATGTGAGACAACTGAAACACATGTAGACTTTAATGACGACTACAAATAG
- the sh3tc2 gene encoding SH3 domain and tetratricopeptide repeat-containing protein 2 isoform X2 translates to MGNTFSQEDISPAELDALWREPPYTFGGANEHFSGNDIMTQGGGEEEDGPMVESGEGGAEPDSYWKRKEAFLRGSRVSLGEKFSSEIALLFTGRRRSSADPDWVLQEALRTRLRVVESNSQDVIQLFKDLSARLVSVHAEKDSFVLTFKTVEEIWKFSTYLALGYVARCLENFLCDQTFWLDPELLSDLEINVTVDEEHLATLYLGLLLQEGSFFAKALFTRSDKNEEEEEQLSFTKNDLLMVKDTGQDNMWEGTMLATGNHGLVPVNAMQPLPYPFYQWFLRKYPGSAGCSPAEKELFEHPIVTGTCVAVVDYTPVGQEELQLSEGDVVEIQGLLIRGLGVFIGTHTSTGHTGFVHKAHVKPLSTTPLDRQLVFLTEEERASLAQVNPCSPEPSDSDLLEKLFSSDISSVYRLDRLDESDFMYIRNRPKHDHKVSASARQSLMSEKSGGTPPYQSSPRASVSHSSPRLSFYHSYNPLPREGERLSFTLDDTFRELDEFQEDPPLFLEENSWDGEESELSDPTLTLLNHECFQEDFLPLYDLQHSFLWVTFSGKTEEELSGHLESVRECAKRMGMHWAHRRACFLLGRICARKLKLSQARVYYEEALSVTVDSFSDTPLLVALFTNLTAVYLKQRMTDKLPQTLEKASALLLCLPNHKFTSVDEVELLKLLLRRSVVMGDKYLEARVCYLISHLFLDLRKTDDALPFVERLQFLSVTITANDGQPIAPLDLNWLLSWLYHRKYMPYLALASLSLDSRQDHSLHEAFQKIELFIRNSVRLNPCWKEGTSLFPAQIVVYLQHALLIAEQGKDLKTQRDLCLGLASLYQQYGALVKAVRCAQQAVETGGHINEEEGFEASVLFGWLLVLTGQAEQAHGVLQPLLTSLQGTDSPTQRGVIHNLLALCLRRQGHISEAGWHLQSALIISRESGNQRNQALALANLGCLALDVGASRIAERFLVRSLHLFLELWESPTDEEHVQTYLWLGRSYKDRGRSQDMRACYEMGLLIALHARNLHSQMVVAKVLSRLYSDMLLYGQSIVYYEHCVSVSRELKDKRLEGEYLEILSSLYLSLNTEKSSRKSLDYTKQSLRISIDLGKREEESETWLQVGRIYYLIQEDELADMYLQAAVKTALRMNDSHFAMRIYEEAGDVYFKGHRNRMASLPFYRDGSLPFARSVRDIYSEFRLLSKLTELLMNHGEQEEALQYATLAVEVATETGVRQYERTAYHRLATVYYNLQQYEMAENYYLKSLSFCPPVLHHPTEARYYTKVYSRLGNLTLYKLKDAFDAMGYFHLALAAALEDQANPEALYVVYMKLAEIHGHHMPDAQLCQVYRDRAQSLKRVLAGEEGASVGQENMDGADAESGQRKEKDSGLGQTEMLRNGISTSMPEDGHCHHEVDPRTCIIHTNADDECTEKKEDPVVHPPDTDGPYVDACGSETATIASHSYSDSIFTESFDTAKEEITDSSSSTDTLQTYQKQTDQIRDSETDHIVPDQTPVNHTSEHENDHKAKLDAAIQAEQMKEKDADLDLNQMDFIQKDVSHEENQSDTDQTETLSTVSTEKSVDNYNYTDREKCETTETHVDFNDDYK, encoded by the exons AAATTGCTCTGTTGTTCACTGGACGGAGGCGCTCCAGTGCAGATCCTGACTGGGTTTTACAGGAGGCATTACGCACCAGACTGCGAGTGGTGGAAAGCAACAGCCAGGACGTCATCCAGCTCTTTAAA GACTTGTCTGCACGTCTGGTGTCTGTCCACGCCGAGAAGGATAGCTTCGTACTTACATTCAAAACTGTGGAGGAAATCTGGAAATTCTCAACTTACTTAGCACTGG GTTATGTGGCTCGCTGTTTGGAGAACTTCCTATGTGATCAGACGTTCTGGTTGGACCCAGAGCTGCTCAGTGACTTGGAGATAAATGTAACAGTGGACGAGGAACATCTGGCCACGCTCTATTTGGGGCTTTTACTCCAAGAAG gATCCTTCTTTGCTAAGGCGTTATTCACAAGAAGTGATAagaatgaggaagaggaagaacagctgtcatttacaaaaaatgatctTCTGATGGTAAAGGACACAGGGCAGGACAACATGTGGGAGGGTACCATGCTCGCCACAGGAAACCACGGCCTGGTCCCAGTTAACGCCATGCAGCCCCTGCCTTACCCCTTCTACCA ATGGTTCCTGAGGAAGTACCCAGGCAGCGCTGGATGCTCACCAGCAGAAAAGGAACTGTTCGAACATCCTATTG TGACAGGGACATGTGTGGCAGTGGTCGACTACACTCCAGTGGGACAAGAGGAGCTCCAGCTGAGTGAAGGGGATGTAGTGGAGATCCAGGGTCTGCTCATCCGGGGTCTGGGTGTGTTCATAGGAACCCACACATCCACAGGACACACTGGCTTCGTACACAAGGCCCACGTCAAACCACTGAGCACCACACCTCT AGACAGACAATTGGTCTTTCTGACGGAGGAGGAGAGGGCCAGTCTGGCTCAGGTCAACCCGTGTAGCCCTGAGCCAAGTGACAGCGATCTGCTGGAGAAACTTTTCTCATCTGACATCAGCTCTGTGTACAGACTAG acagacTGGATGAGTCTGACTTCATGTACATCAGGAATCGACCAAAACATG ATCATAAGGTCTCTGCAAGTGCCCGACAGAGCCTCATGTCAGAGAAGAGCGGAGGGACCCCCCCATACCAATCCTCACCTCGAGCCTCGGTCTCTCACTCCTCCCCTCGTCTGTCCTTCTATCATTCCTACAACCCACTGCCACGGGAGGGAGAGCGTTTGTCCTTTACTCTGGATGACACTTTCAGAGAGCTGGATGAGTTCCAGGAGGATCCGCCTCTGTTCTTGGAGGAGAACAGCTGGGATGGGGAGGAATCTGAACTCAGTGACCCTACACTGACCCTGCTCAACCATGAATGTTTCCAG GAGGACTTCCTGCCTCTGTACGACCTCCAGCATTCTTTCCTGTGGGTGACCTTCAGCGGGAAAActgaggaggagttatcagggcATCTAGAAAGTGTCAGAGAGTGTGCAAAGAGGATGGGCATGCACTGGGCCCATCGACGGGCCTGCTTTCTCTTAGGAAGAATCTGTGCCAGAAAACTAAAGCTCTCACAG GCTCGTGTCTACTATGAAGAGGCTCTGAGTGTCACCGTAGACAGTTTTTCTGATACGCCACTCCTCGTTGCTCTCTTCACTAACCTCACAGCTGTTTACTTGAAGCAGCGGATGACAGACAAGCTCCCTCAGACCCTCGAGAAGGCCAGTGCCCTGCTCCTCTGTCTGCCCAACCATAAGTTCACCTCCGTGGATGAGGTGGAGCTGCTCAAACTACTCCTGAGAAGATCAGTGGTAATGGGGGACAAATACCTGGAGGCTCGTGTTTGCTACCTCATATCCCACCTCTTCCTGGACCTCAGGAAGACAGACGACGCCCTGCCTTTTGTTGAGAGACTCCAGTTCCTCTCAGTAACTATCACTGCCAATGATGGGCAGCCAATAGCTCCCTTGGACCTTAACTGGCTCTTGAGCTGGCTCTATCACCGCAAATACATGCCTTACTTAGCACTGGCCTCTCTGAGTCTGGACTCCAGGCAGGACCACTCCCTTCATGAAGCTTTTCAGAAGATTGAATTATTTATCAGGAACTCTGTTCGTCTTAACCCATGCTGGAAGGAAGGAACCTCCCTGTTCCCTGCCCAGATTGTGGTTTACCTTCAGCATGCTCTGCTCATAGCTGAGCAGGGAAAAGACCTCAAAACCCAAAGGGATTTGTGTTTGGGCTTGGCCTCACTCTACCAGCAGTACGGTGCTCTGGTTAAAGCAGTACGCTGTGCTCAGCAGGCCGTGGAGACAGGAGGGCACATCAATGAGGAGGAAGGCTTTGAGGCCTCTGTTCTGTTTGGCTGGCTGCTGGTGTTAACAGGCCAGGCTGAGCAGGCTCATGGTGTCCTCCAGCCACTCCTGACATCACTCCAG GGTACAGACAGTCCCACTCAGAGAGGAGTTATTCACAACCTCTTGGCTTTGTGTCTGAGACGACAGGGCCACATCTCAGAGGCAGGTTGGCATCTTCAGTCAGCCTTGATAATATCCAGAGAAAGTGGAAACCAAAGGAACCAGGCCCTGGCACTGGCTAATCTGGGCTGCTTGGCACTCGATGTTGGGGCATCCCGGATAGCAGAACGCTTCCTGGTCAG ATCTCTGCACCTTTTCCTGGAGCTCTGGGAAAGCCCTACAGATGAAGAGCATGTTCAGACCTACCTTTGGCTGGGGAGGAGCTACAAAGACAGGGGGAGGAGTCAGGACATGAGGGCCTGTTATGAAATGGGTTTACTTATAGCACTCCATGCCAGAAACTTGCACA GTCAGATGGTGGTGGCCAAGGTGCTGAGTCGGCTGTATTCTGACATGCTGCTGTATGGTCAGAGTATTGTCTACTATGAACACTGCGTGTCAGTGTCCAGAGAGCTGAAGGACAAGAGGCTGGAGGGGGAATATCTGGAAATCCTCAGCAGCCTCTACCTTTCACTCAATACTGAGAA ATCATCTCGTAAGTCTCTGGATTACACCAAGCAGAGCCTGAGGATTTCTATAGACCTGGGAAAGAGAGAGGAAGAATCAGAGACTTGGCTACAGGTGGGACGCATCTACTACCTCATCCAGGAGGACGAGCTAGCTGACATGTACTTACAG GCTGCGGTGAAGACAGCCCTGAGGATGAATGACTCCCACTTTGCCATGAGAATCTACGAGGAGGCAGGAGACGTTTACTTTAAAGGTCACAGGAACAGGATGGCCTCGCTGCCTTTCTACAGA GATGGCAGTTTGCCATTCGCCCGGAGCGTCAGAGACATCTATTCAGAGTTCCGCTTGTTGAGTAAACTGACAGAGCTGTTGATGAACCATGGGGAGCAGGAGGAGGCTCTGCAGTACGCAACCCTGGCTGTTGAGGTCGCCACCGAAACAG gtGTTCGACAATATGAGCGGACAGCCTACCACCGGCTGGCTACAGTCTACTACAACCTGCAACAGTATGAGATGGCAGAAAACTACTACCTCAAGTCTTTGTCTTTCTGCCCACCCGTGCTGCATCACCCTACAGAGGCTCGCTACTACACAAAGGTGTACAGCAGACTGGGCAATCTCACACTATACAAGCTTAAG GATGCTTTTGATGCAATGGGCTACTTCCATTTGGCTCTGGCAGCTGCCCTGGAGGATCAGGCTAACCCTGAGGCTCTGTATGTGGTCTACATGAAGCTGGCAGAGATCCACGGCCATCACATGCCTGATGCTCAGCTGTGCCAAGTGTACAGAGACAGAGCACAGAGTCTGAAGAGAGTTCTGGCTGGGGAGGAAGGCGCCTCTGTTGGTCAGGAAAACATGGACGGTGCAGATGCAGAGTCTGGCCAAAGGAAGGAAAAGGACTCCGGTTTGGGACAGACAGAAATGTTGAGAAATGGTATCTCCACTTCCATGCCTGAAGATGGTCACTGTCACCATGAGGTAGACCCAAGAACTTGTATAATCCACACAAATGCAGACGATGAATGtacagagaaaaaagaagatCCAGTTGTTCATCCTCCTGATACAGATGGGCCTTACGTAGATGCCTGTGGGTCTGAGACAGCGACCATCGCCAGTCATTCCTACAGTGACAGTATCTTCACCGAATCATTTGATACAGCGAAGGAGGAGATCACAGACTCCAGCAGCTCCACTGACACTTTACAAACTTATCAGAAACAAACAGACCAGATCAGGGACTCTGAAACTGATCACATTGTACCAGATCAAACGCCTGTTAATCACACAAGTGAACATGAAAATGATCATAAAGCAAAGCTTGATGCTGCCATTCAGGCggaacaaatgaaagaaaaagatgCAGATTTGGACCTTAATCAGATGGATTTTATCCAAAAAGATGTCAGTCATGAGGAaaatcaatctgacactgaccaGACAGAGACTTTAAGCACTGTAAGTACTGAAAAATCTGTggacaactacaactacacagaCAGAGAGAAATGTGAGACAACTGAAACACATGTAGACTTTAATGACGACTACAAATAG